The Vicia villosa cultivar HV-30 ecotype Madison, WI unplaced genomic scaffold, Vvil1.0 ctg.001158F_1_1, whole genome shotgun sequence genome includes a region encoding these proteins:
- the LOC131633654 gene encoding uncharacterized protein LOC131633654, translating into MPPKNRKYDCGNDKRKKKKKIEELIQSQVGALDKFLIKESQVLNESHSVDHIDTEILDNVSIENDNVDSAPIENDNVDSVPIENDSVPIENDNDDNVDYDIFDPRNWNRLQPKLIDLLVTKGPKRDNSIVKGPRDNRNRRFTTNLYTRALANGEKCDRDWLVYSKDLDRVFCFCCKVLKNGIGRGQLANEGYNDWSHVGARIKEHELGMEHVKNMTTWYEYRQRLQKFQTIDKTTQRIIEKEKDHWKNVLKRVISIVKFLAKHNLAFRGCKEKLYEDNNGNFLGLIEMLAEFDPIIQEHVRRVTTQEVHVHDLGHKIQNGLISLLGSAIKFEIIRKIKQAKYFSVILDCTPDVSHKEQMSLIIRYVDVSSTSVSFEESFLGFLNVNNTTGQGLFDVLQNELKKLSLDVFDVRGQGYDNGSNMKGKHQGVQKRFLDINPRAFYTPCGCHSLNLTLCDMANSCNKARSFFWSCSTHLDNFCQFYKEMANIER; encoded by the coding sequence ATGCCGCCTAAGAATAGAAAATATGATTGTGGAAATGATAAgcgtaagaaaaagaaaaaaattgaagagtTAATTCAATCTCAAGTAGGAGCACttgataaatttttaataaaggaATCACAAGTTCTAAATGAAAGTCATTCTGTTGATCATATTGATACTGAAATTCTTGATAATGTGTCCATTGAAAATGATAATGTTGATAGTGCTCCCATTGAAAATGATAATGTTGACAGTGTGCCTATTGAAAATGATAGTGTACCTATTGaaaatgataatgatgataatgTTGATTATGATATATTTGATCCAAGAAATTGGAACCGTCTTCAACCTAAACTAATTGATTTATTAGTTACGAAAGGTCCTAAAAGAGATAATTCCATTGTGAAGGGTCCTAGAGATAATCGGAATAGACGTTTTACGACTAATTTGTATACTAGAGCTTTAGCAAATGGAGAGAAGTGTGATAGAGATTGGCTTGTTTATTCGAAAGATCTTGATAGAGTATTTTGTTTCTGttgtaaagttttaaaaaatggGATTGGTAGGGGACAATTAGCAAATGAGGGTTATAATGATTGGTCACATGTTGGTGCAAGAATTAAAGAGCACGAGTTAGGCATGGAACATGTTAAAAATATGACTACTTGGTACGAGTATCGTCAAAGGCTGCAGAAATTCCAAACTATTGATAAAACGACTCAAAGAATAATTGAGAAAGAAAAGGATCATtggaaaaatgttttaaaaagagTTATTTCAATAGTGAAATTTCTTGCAAAACATAATTTGGCCTTTCGTGGTTGTAAGGAAAAATTGTACGAGGATAACAATGGTAATTTTTTGGGTTTGATTGAAATGTTAGCTGAATTTGACCCAATTATCCAAGAACATGTTAGACGTGTTACAACTCAAGAAGTTCACGTTCATGATCTTGGGCATAAAATACAAAATGGGTTGATTTCATTGCTTGGTTCTGCAATTAAATTTGAAATCATTAGAAAAATCAAACAAGCAAAGTATTTCTCAGTGATACTTGATTGTACTCCGGATGTTAGTCACAAAGAGCAAATGTCTTTGATAATAAGATATGTGGATGTATCTTCAACTTCTGTTAGCTTTGAGGAAtcatttttaggatttttgaatGTGAATAATACAACTGGTCAAGGGCTTTTTGATGTATTACAAAATGAATTGAAAAAACTCAGTCTTGACGTATTTGATGTGAGAGGACAAGGTTATGATAACGGGTCAAATATGAAAGGAAAACATCAAGGTGTACAAAAGAGATTTTTAGACATAAATCCGAGAGCCTTTTATACTCCCTGTGGTTGTCATAGTCTTAATTTGACATTGTGTGATATGGCTAACTCGTGTAATAAAGCTAGAAGTTTTTTTTGGAGTTGTTCAACGCATTTAGACAATTTTTGCCAATTCTACAAAGAGATGGCAAATATTGAAAGATAA
- the LOC131633643 gene encoding uncharacterized protein LOC131633643 isoform X2: MRNLEDSSEASRMSSIVSRSAEQRSNRRVPSSNSAAKCNKKKRNGSSTTQASERLNCHVDSNGEKVSVKVIEWPKIYIALSKKEKEDDFLAMKGTKISQRPKKRAKNIDRTLQCCFPGMWLPDLTKSRYEVREKKSVKKQKCSRGLKGMECLESDSE, from the exons ATGAG GAACTTGGAAGATTCTTCGGAAGCTTCGAGAATGAGTTCAATTGTTTCTAGatctgcagaacaaagaagtaacAGAAGAGTTCCTTCATCTAATTCTGCAGCGAAGTGTAATAAGAAGAAGCGAAATGGATCTTCGACGACACAAGCCAGTGAGAGATTGAATTGTCATGTGGATAGTAATGGAGAAAAAGTTAGTGTTAAGGTAATTGAATGGCCAAAGATATACATTGCTCTTtcgaaaaaagagaaagaagatgaTTTTCTCGCTATGAAAGGGACTAAAATATCTCAAAGACCTAAGAAGAGAGCAAAGAACATTGATAGAACTCTTCAG TGTTGTTTTCCTGGGATGTGGCTACCAGATCTAACAAAGAGTAGATATGAAGTTAGGGAGAAGAAATCTGTCAAGAAG CAAAAGTGTAGCAGAGGGTTGAAAGGAATGGAATGCTTGGAAAGTGATTCAGAGTAA
- the LOC131633651 gene encoding actin-related protein 2/3 complex subunit 2A, translated as MILLQSHSRFLLQTLLNRLQNIEKGVELDHHWVEFDDVRYHIQVSMKNPHIFLLSVSLPTPSSETIFVSGLPFGAIEAIKAAYGSLVQILDPPRDGFNLTLKINLSKVPANQEQRQALLVKVASIREVVLGAPLRVILKHLASRTVAPDMDPLVALVHRPKESFFVSPQADKVTVMYPMRFNDSIDTVLATSFLQEFVEARRTAGLNNTPPCSWSHTPPLGLKEVSPDALSANAGFVSFVIFPRHVEGPKLDRTVWSLSTFHAYVSYHVKCSEGFMHTRMRRRVESLIQALDRAKPDPESSKKTSHNRSFQRLSLKDSRTHSFS; from the exons ATGATACTCCTCCAATCCCATTCAAGATTCCTGCTTCAAACTCTCTTGAATCGCCTTCAAAA TATTGAAAAAGGTGTTGAACTCGATCATCACTGGGTTGAATTTGATGATGTTCGATATCATATTCAG GTGTCAATGAAGAATCCTCATATTTTCTTGCTATCAGTATCGTTGCCTACTCCATCTTCAGAAACTATTTTTGTATCTGGACTGCCTTTTGGAGCCATTGAAGCAATCAAAGCTGCATATGGTAGTCTTGTGCAAATTCTTGATCCTCCAAGGGATGGCTTTAACCTCACGTTGAAGATAAATCTGTCCAAGGTTCCTGCAAATCAAG AGCAAAGACAAGCACTTTTAGTAAAAGTTGCATCAATAAGGGAGGTTGTCCTTGGTGCACCACTAAGAGTAATTTTAAAACACCTTGCTTCAAGAACTGTTGCTCCGGATATGGATCCACTTGTTGCTCTTGTTCATCGGCCAAAGGAGTCTTTTTTTGTTTCTCCCCAG GCTGATAAGGTGACTGTGATGTATCCTATGAGATTCAATGATTCAATAGACACTGTTCTTGCAACTTCCTTTTTGCAG GAATTTGTCGAAGCCAGGCGTACAGCTGGACTTAATAATACCCCTCCTTGTTCATGGTCTCATACTCCTCCACTGGGACTGAAAGAAGTATCTCCTGATGCATTATCTGCAAATGCTGGATTTGTATCATTTG TTATCTTCCCTCGTCATGTTGAAGGCCCAAAATTGGATCGGACAGTATGGAGTCTATCAACTTTTCATGCCTATGTTAGTTATCATGTCAAG TGCTCAGAAGGATTTATGCATACTAGGATGCGTCGTCGTGTGGAGTCCTTGATTCAG GCTCTGGATCGTGCTAAACCAGATCCCGAGAGTTCAAAGAAAACATCACACAACAGATCCTTCCAACGGCTG AGCCTCAAGGATTCAAGAACCCACTCATTTTCATAA
- the LOC131633643 gene encoding uncharacterized protein LOC131633643 isoform X1 yields MSPFDSSPQTSHSNNTSPSDVLLKWGKRKRSRVSRTLIEDSSSSLHTNQSKKCPPKFSSASTMPPPPPPVSSSTNSNTRVRKHNNPRNLEDSSEASRMSSIVSRSAEQRSNRRVPSSNSAAKCNKKKRNGSSTTQASERLNCHVDSNGEKVSVKVIEWPKIYIALSKKEKEDDFLAMKGTKISQRPKKRAKNIDRTLQCCFPGMWLPDLTKSRYEVREKKSVKKQKCSRGLKGMECLESDSE; encoded by the exons ATGTCCCCTTTTGATTCTTCTCCTCAGACAAGTCACAGCAACAACACTAGTCCAAGTGATGTATTGTTGAAATGGGGTAAAAGAAAAAGATCAAGAGTTTCTAGAACTCTCATTGaagattcatcatcttctcttcATACAAATCAAAGTAAAAAATGTCCTCCTAAGTTTTCATCTGCATCAACCATGCCTCCTCCACCACCACCAGTTTCTTCTTCTACCAACTCCAATACTAGAGTTAGAAAACACAATAACCCTAG GAACTTGGAAGATTCTTCGGAAGCTTCGAGAATGAGTTCAATTGTTTCTAGatctgcagaacaaagaagtaacAGAAGAGTTCCTTCATCTAATTCTGCAGCGAAGTGTAATAAGAAGAAGCGAAATGGATCTTCGACGACACAAGCCAGTGAGAGATTGAATTGTCATGTGGATAGTAATGGAGAAAAAGTTAGTGTTAAGGTAATTGAATGGCCAAAGATATACATTGCTCTTtcgaaaaaagagaaagaagatgaTTTTCTCGCTATGAAAGGGACTAAAATATCTCAAAGACCTAAGAAGAGAGCAAAGAACATTGATAGAACTCTTCAG TGTTGTTTTCCTGGGATGTGGCTACCAGATCTAACAAAGAGTAGATATGAAGTTAGGGAGAAGAAATCTGTCAAGAAG CAAAAGTGTAGCAGAGGGTTGAAAGGAATGGAATGCTTGGAAAGTGATTCAGAGTAA